ACATGCGTAATTGTCAGTTGTTCATTTGCCAGAACTTCTCCAAATTTAGGAGCGATGTAATCACGAAGTTCATGTTGCAGTTCAAAAATTGTAAAGCGTTCATAGGATCCCGCATACTGTCTGAAAAAAGTCGGAATATCAGTAATCTGTATGTCGAAAGTACCAAAAGCACGTATACGAATTTGTCCGAATAGCGGATCATTCAGCAGAATAGGAGCCGGGGTACCCCATTTGTTATTAACAAAATGGCGGGTATTGAAATAATATATGTCTGCTTTAAAAGGACTTTCAAATCCATATTTCCAACCTTTGAGTTGACTTAACAGGGGTACATTCTCCGTACGCAACTTATAGAGTCCTGCGCGGAACACATCTGCCAGTTGACCTTCATTGAGAAATAATGCAGCCTGACTTTCCCGTACGGTTAATTGGGCTCCGTTTTTGATCTCTTTATCCTCATCCGGATACTTCCACATCAGTAGATTTGGATCCGGCGTAACACTCTCAATAATCTCTATAAAAGATAATTTCATAGCTTTTATTTAAAATTTAAAGATTAATATACAGTAATTATCTTTAATGTCAAAATTAAAATTATCAGAGCACATGATTTTATTGATTTTGTAACATTAATTTAACATAAAAGTAACATTAGCGAAGATTTCTTGTCTCACCGCCGGAAGTTAAAGGAATATCAGGCTGCCTTAGAACTTAATTAAGACAGCCTTAAAAATGGAAAGGCCCTGTAAGATTAGTGTCGTTTTATCTCCAGTTATAAAAGGTACGTTTACGGAAAGTATAGCTAACACCCAGTGATATGGTAAGTGCTCCTTCTCCACGACGCCCACCAACTTCACCGTCAAAACTGTCTCCTACAAAATTACCGCGTACATCAGCTGTAAAGTTTAAATTTTCGGTTAGTACAAAGCTATTTAAGATGCCTAAATTTGGACTTACTTTTGTAGCCTTTGGTTCATTTGTGGTCATCATCACACCTATACCCGCATAAGGAATAAAGGAATAAATCCTTTCATTATCATATCCGTCTATTATATTGTTCATATTGACTAATATATCTGCATGTCCGTATATATATTTAAAAGATTGTTTTTGGAGTCTTTCAGCAGCATTATATACTTCACCGGTAGAGTGACTTCCGTTTTGGGTGAGTCCTTTGATCTGAAAACCGTTTATACCTGCACGGACGCCTGTATTAGCATTGATCCATTTGCCGGCATACAAATCAAAATTTGGCGTAATGCGTTTCCCGAAAGAAAGTTGTTTGTTGTGATCTCCGAAATAGATCTGTCCCCCTATGCCTGCGCCTGCGAACCAGGGATTGTAAAAAGGGCTGTTCTTCCGTTGCTGAAATCGGGATGACTGCACAATCGGATCTTTTGTCGAAGCATTAGTATGCGTCGCAACAGGCAATAGCCAAATTAAAAGAATGAAATACTTTCTTTTCATGTTAGTGAATTTAGTGTGTTGGTGTATTTGTTGCTCAGAACAGTCCAAGCGAACATGTATACAGCGTTAGTGTGCTGTAAAGTTAGTTTTCTTTAATTTCTATGATAACAAATTTTTTAGTAATCTTTAGAGAAGTAGCTTTTAGGCTACAACTGGATAAAAGGTATAGGATATTGACCTGATCTGCTGTAAAGAAAAAGGAAAACAGAAAAAAGACAGATTTTTTTATAAAGAGAAAGAAAAATATAATAACGGTATAGTGTTTCTTTGGGTAAGAATTAATAAGTTTGCTGTTTAATACATAAGCGAATGATAACTGTAGTTATTATTGAAGACGAAGCTGTAATTCAAAAAGAAATAGCTTATCTGGTATCAGCTGAATCAGATACCAGGCTTACAGGAAGCAGTGATAGTGTATTATCTGCGGTACAGCTTATAGAGCTACAGCAACCGGATATTATTCTGATGGATATACAGTTGCGTGATGGTACAGCATTCGATATTATCAGATTATTAAAGTATAATCCTCAAAATATTATTTTCATTACAGCTTATGATGAGTTTGCGATCAGAGCAATCAAGTGCGGGGCACTGGATTATTTGCTTAAGCCCATCGATCACAGTGAATTCAAGCAAGCCTTTGAACGTTACCGCAAACGAAATACTGACATAAAGTCCGGAAAACAATTATCATTGGTGCAGAAATTAATGGAAAACCGGCAGCAAATTCCTGAACATATTGCTCTTCCGTCTTTGAATCAGATACGTATTATTACAGTACAGGAAATCATGTACTGTCGTGGAGATGGGCCATATACCTGGTTTTATCTTACTAACGGGGAAGAGCAATTAGCCTCCAGACCGCTTAAATATTACGAAGAACTCTTACAGCCCCCATACTTTCTGCGTACACACCAGTCGTATCTGGTTAACCGCAGATATGTTTCGGGAATTAGTAATTCGGAGAATCTTGTTTTAAAAAATAATCAGCATGTGCCTGTATCTGCCCGACGGAAAAAGAATATCTTGCAACAACTTTTTCCACAGTAATGTAGAAGCATATAATTTCTAAGTTCGATAGAACATATTTTAATTTAAACTGAAAAATGAATAAAATGAAACTGATAACACATACTTCCATTATTCTGTTAGCTTTAAGTATGAGCAGTTGTAATGGACAATCCGGTAAAGCGAATACAGCGATAGTCCAAACAGATTCCGTTAAACCTGTTGATCAACTGGAGACACTTACAAAAGAGCTTTACAAATGGGTGGAGTCTGATAATGCCGGCGAAGACTTCAGTCCTCTGCCTGAGCAGGAAACCGATAGCCTGTATTTGGGTTTGGACCTGGAGGCTCATAAAAATCGAGTTTCTACGCTTAAGAATACACATTTTTTTGCTACAGAATTTCTTGAAAATTATAACAAGATCGGACTGACGATTGATGAGAAGTTACGTAGTCATTCTTTTTCCTGGTATATCGGAGAATTACCCCCATTTGGAAACGGAGCAAATCCATGGTGTAATTGTCAGGATAATCCCGATGATTACTGGAAAAAAATCAGCCTGCAGGATGTCGTATTTGATGGTGAAACCGCAACTTACAACTGGACATGGGGAGACGGGGTTCCATACAAGATGAAGGCTGTCAAAGAGAATGACGGCTGGAAGGTTTCTTATATGCAAGGTTTTGATTCTGAGGAATTTCTTTCGCAGCAAAATAACTAATATTCAGACTTTTCGAAGATGATCGGGGAGAAGGACTATTCCTCTTCCTCATCATCTTAAGAAATATAATCCCAGCTCACTGGTAATTTATCGAGCAGTTCTTCAAACTTTTCATGATCACTGCTACATGCAAATGTTCTTCCAACTGCCGGATTTCTAAAGGCACAAAACCATTACTATCTATTGGAGTAAGTTGATACAATCATTTAATCTTTTCAAAGACTGTCATCTCCGCCATGCGTTAACAAGTAAAAATATAGTCAGAATGGGGCTTAACAGACTATTTTTCACATTTCAACTAAAGAAACAGCGCTTTAGATAAGCTCCTTATCTATCTCAGAATGGGTCTGAAAACACGAAATATGAAATAAAAGTTGTAATAAGAAGATTTCGTTTTATATTTGCGTTGTTTTTAATCAGTCTAAATAATTGGATTGAATATTGTAAATGTGGTTATTACATGGCCGTTTACAATAATAAGTCCGATAGCGTATAAAAATAACGCCATGCATAAGACGGCAATCCTTTGCATGGCGTAAAACTACGATCAGCGGCAACTGATTGTAGTTGATCTGCTCAGCAAGCTGAACAGGTCACTCCCGATACTGTAACATATGGAAGAATCTGCAAGATAGAGAAAAATAAAAAATTAAACTATTTCTTATTCAAATATCTTCTTGTTATTTCTTTTCATAAAGAGTTGAAACAAATAAATACGAACAATATTCAACATATTATGAAATACTTATATCTATTTTCTCTTTACAACTCTCCTGAAAGCGAGTCTATTATGCTTGTGCAACCTGTCAGCACGTTCAAAATAAGAGCTTCCAATCCATTTCGATAATATATTGCTTCCGTTTTTTCAATCTGTATACAGATTGATGCCTTACCGTTTCCTTTTACAGTATGTCAGCCTGTAAAGTGGAAATACTAAACTATGCTCAACACTTAATTCACATAATATAAACAACACACACCCTTAATTCAGTACACTCATGAATAAACTATTACGTTTGTTATTTTTTTGTCTTCTTTATCTGACCGGGTCAGCATCCTATGCGCAAAGCCTGTATTCAGTTGAAGGAATAATTTTAAATGAAAATGATCAGCCTGTTTCAGGAGCCACAATTAAACTGAACCCTTCAGATCTGGCAACAACAACAGATACCGAAGGTCATTTTAAATTGTCCAATGTAAAGTCTGGTAATTATGAATTGCAAATAAAATCCTTTGGATACAGCAAATATCAGTCTGTTGTATTGGTCAAGAATCAATCACTGGACCTGGGACAGATCAAACTGTCTTCAAAATCAGAATCTATTGACGAAGTCTCTGTCTACGGACGTTATTATCAGCAATATAAACTGGACAGCATTTCGGGTTCACTCCGTTTAAAAACACCTATTCTGGAGTTGCCTCAGAATATACAGATCATATCGGCCGATCTTATGGCTGATCAGCAAGTATTTGATATTGTAGATGGTATTACACGTAATATCAGCGGGGCTACACGTCAGGGACACTGGGATAACCAATACGCTAACCTGAGAATGCGCGGATCGAAAATTCCTGCATTCAGGAATGGTATGAATATCGAAGCTTCCTGGGGTCCTACCGCTGAAGATGCCTCTATGATTGAGCGTATAGAATTCGTAAAAGGTCCGGCAGGTTTTATGCTGGCTAATGGCGAGCCGGGAGGATTCTATAATGTCGTAACCAAAAAACCTTCAGGTCACACCAAAGGATCCGCAAGCTTCAATATGGGGAGCTTCAGCACCTACCGCGGAGCTCTGGATTTTGATGGTAAACTTAGTAAGGATGGTAAACTGTTGTATCGTCTTAATGTGGCAGGTCAACAGAAAGATTATTTTACAAAATACAACTACAGCAATCGTGTTGTAGTAGCGCCGGTATTGACGTATAAAATTGACGATGCGACCTCACTGACAGTAGAGTACACTTATCAGGGATCTACCTACCTGACGAATGGTAACTATACCTTTTCTCCAAAACAGTATGCAGATCCGGGCATTGCCAATGATTTCTTCTATGGAGATCCATCTTTTGAACCTAGTAAAATCAAAGACCACAGTGCCTATGTATATTTTGATCACAAGCTTAACGAAAACTGGAAATTACATGCTCAGGTAGCTTATTTTAATTTCAATATGATTGCAAACAGCACCTGGCTGAATTATATGAAACCGAATGGTGATATGCCTCGTAACCTCAGCATCGCTGATGAGGCCGGAGAAAACAGATTTGCACAGTTTTCTTTTACGGGAGAAGAGAAGACAGGAGGAGTAAGACACCGTTTACTGTTCGGAGGAGACTTTGGAAATAAAAAATTCTGGGGTGATTTCAGAACGTTACTGGATTCTATTCCATTTGCATCCCTTAATGTATACGATCCGAAATATGGTATTCCAGGCGCAGTCTTACCAGCTATTGACAGATCTAAAAGTGTAAAATTAAGAGCCGGAGGAAGTAACTATGTATCTTCTGTTTCTTATACTTCATTCTATGCACATGATGAGATGGCTTTCTTAAATGATCAGCTTCGTCTTTCCTTAGGTTTACGATTCACCAATGCGGTGACAGTGGGTAAGACCAATGCTGCTGATGTGAAAGATAATGTATGGAGTCCACGTGCAGGATTAAGCTATTCGATTGATAAATCGATGAGTGTATATACTTTATACGATCAGTCATTTGTGCCTGTGGCTGGAGTAGATTGGGAAGGAAATGCATTCAAACCTATACGAGGTAATAATGTGGAAGCAGGAGTAAAGAAAGAATGGTTTGGAGGTCGTTGGATTTCTACAGTAAGTGCTTATTCGATAAGAAGGGAAAATTCTCTGGTGACAGATCCGGATCCGAATCATGTTGTTAACGGGCAAACTTTCCAGGCACAGCTAGGGGAGACAAAATCAAAGGGAATTGAATTGGATATTACAGGTGAAATCCTAAAAGGATTAAATGTCAATGCCAACTATGCATTGACCGATTCTAAAATATCTAAAGCGAGTGACGAATCGACAATTGGAAATATAACACCTAATACAGCAAAACATACAGCCAACGCATGGCTGCAATATCGCATTCAAAACGGAACACTGAAAGGATTTGGTCTGATGGGAAGTGTTCAGACGATGTTTGACAGAGCAGTCGGTACGACAAAGGAATCCAATTTCAAAAACTATATACGTACAGATGGTGGTTTGAGTTATCAAAAAGGGAAATACAACATTTCATTATTGGTAAATAACCTGTTGGATAACAGAAAACTACTGACTGCAGGATCTTTTTCAAAAGCAAATGCAGCTACCCTTGCTAAGGGAGGAGTTGATTATTACAGCTATATCGTAGAAGCAAGACGTAATATGCGTCTTGGTATTACTTATAAATTCTAGAGATTAATAATATTATAAACCCAATTCATTAACCCCGCAGCGTATCAATAAAAGTTGATACGCTGTTTTTGTTTGAATAATAACCACAACATTTAGCTCCGTTATTTGTTATTACAGCAGTATTCGTGTTGGAAATCCTATACATACATCATTATTATAAAGCTTATGAAATTATTAATTCTTCTGTTTACTGCATTCTTTATCGCATTGTTAGCTGCGAAATTCATGTACGGATTCTGGGATTTTGTATTTGCAGGGAATCTGGGGATGAGTGTATTTATCATCTTTACCGGATTATCACATTTTAGATTTCAAAAAGGAATGGCTATGATGATGCCCGATTATATACCTGCTAAGATGTTTTTTGTATACTTCACAGGAATATTGGAAATAGCTGCAGGAATAGGACTCATGATTCCCGGACTGCGTGCATTGACAGCTGTATTACTTATTATATTTTTAATAGTGGTGTTTATAGCAAATGTGAATTCTTCTAAGAAAATGATCAATATTTTCAAAGCCGATTACACAGGCCCCGGAATGAATTATCTCTACGCCCAAAGACTGCCTATGCAATTGATTCTGATTGGCTGGACCTGGTATTTCGGACTTTATTTAAAATAACATATTCCGAAGAATACAGTTGAGGTTAACAAACAGGTCATTGGTTATAACTGGTTGATCTTGAATATAATGTTAGTTCATAAAGACTGCAGGATAATCTAGTATTTATAATATGTCTATACCAAAATTTGCAGTTTTCTATATGCAAAATAGCATAAAACAAATACAATTGTTTGCTTCCCTTACTTAATAAAACTACTTTTGTTTATTGATGAACAAGATAATACCAAATATTTCAATGCATTATAAGCGATGTTTTTTCGTATTCGCTGCTATACTTTTGGTATTACTGACCTCATGTGTCGTCAAAACAAGCATCAAAAATCTGGCAGGTATTCCTGTTAAAACGGAACAGAGTATACCTAAAGGCAGTCAAAATTTTTCTGCACATGCAATTGAAAAATGTTCCCAATCCGATGCTTCAGATAAACAAATCGTTCAAAAGAAATCTATTGATACGAACGATTTACTGCCTGCCGTTATCTTTACGGCTGCATTTCTTTTTCTATTCGCCTTACAGCCTGTAAACAAAGAAAGTAAACATCCGCTTTATAGTGATAGTGGAAAAATCCACAGTTCTATTCCCATCTTTCTCGAATACCGGAAACTTATTCTTCATTACACCTGCTAATTTCCTCTTCTCCTGTTGACCGCATCTGTTCAATGGGTTGTATTTCTATTGATTTCATTTTAAAATAATCTATGGTCGCCGTTTGCGACCTGTCCAAAATTTGTAGAGTAATATGATAAAACATATTATGGCGACCTCATTATTCTGGTCGGCCGTTGTTGTTATGTTTCCAATACATGCACAGCAACAAAAGAAACATACTTTAGGCAGTTTGTGGTCTGAAGTTGAAGAAAATTATCCGGGCGTTAGTGTAAGAACTTCAGCAATTGCTGCTGCAAAGTTCAACCAACGAGCCGTCAAAGGCAATATGCTCCCACAGATAAATGCACAGGCACAGAATACATACGGAACTTATGAAGGAAGTGCCGGAGCATTTTTTCCACAGGCAGGATTTTTCAATGTAAGTGGTTCAGCTGTACCACTGGACGGAAGTTCTGTCGCAGCGAATACCTTTGGTTCTGCTACTATTCAATGGGAAGTATTTTCCTTCGGAAAGCTTGGCAAACAGAATGAAGCTGCAGGAGCGTTATATCACAAATCGGTCAGTGAGAAAGATGCATATGTGCTCAACCTGAAAAAAACATTATCTGAACGGTATATCATTCTCCTGTATAATAATGCCAAGCTGCAGTGGGCAGAAAAGAACGCCGAACGCCTCAACGATATACGCAAAGTAACTGCTGCTATGTCCGCTTCCGGCTTGCGACCTGCGGCAGACAGCCTGCTCGCTTCGTCTTCGTATGTACAGGCTATGGGTGAACATGATAAATGGCAGGGCTTTGAAAAGGCCGCTTATATCAAGCTTTTGGAATTGTATGGTAATGATACCATCAATTATACCGCATCGGCCAACAGATTTGAGAACATGGCAGAAAATAGATTCGGCAAAAGCAAGATTATAAATGTCTCGCACCCTGTTTTAGATGCTCTGGATAAACAATCTGAGTATTACATGTTAAGCGGGGAAGCGCAAGAAAGATCTTCTTTGCCTTCCATTAACTTGTTAGGCGGATATGCGTATCGGGGCACGGGTATCAATCCGAACGGAGCGGTATCGGGAGCCTGGAAAGATGGATTTAACAATACCACCAGTAACTTTTTGGCAGGTATCGGTATCACATGGAATCTGACCAGTCTGCATACAAATCGTATGAAAGGTCAGCAGCTTTTTAAAGAAGCGGAAAGCACCAGATTTTTACATGCACAATATGAACAGGCTATGCAGGCAGATTTATCCGCTTCGCAGGCAAAAATCATTCAGCAGTATAGCCAACTTCAGAAAACAAAGCTCGCTGTGCAGCAGTCTCAGGATGCATACCATATGTACCGGGCAAGATATAAAAGTGGATTAATCACCTTGAGCGAACTGTTGCAGATACGCATCTTACTCGAACAGGCGGAGAACGCCCATATTGAGGCTTCCCGTGATTACTGGGTATTGCTGGTTTACGAGGCAGAACTGACTGCTGATTTCGACTTTTTGTTTAATAACCTTTAATTAATCGTATATGAACATAATAAGATTTGCGTTAAGAAAACCTATTGCGATTATGGTTGTCATACTCGCAATAGCTTTCTTTTCCTACAATACTATAAAAAAAATAAACGTAGATATATTTCCCGAAGTGGAATTACCGGCGATGTATGTTGCTATGCCTTATGGTGGATTATCACCGGCATATATGGACGGTTTTATGGCAAATGAGTTCCAAAAGGTTCTCCTGTTTGTGAGCGGCGTCAAAAATATTGATTTCAAAAGTGTACAGGGCCTGACCCTGATGAAGCTGACCTTTTATCCGGGAACGAATATGGCACAGGCTGCCGGGGAGGTGTCCACATCCGTTTCCCGGGCAATGGGCTTTCTGCCACCCGGAGCCGTCCCACCGATGGTGGTACGTTTTGACGGCAGTTCGCTTCCGGTTGGTAATCTCGTTTTTGAAAGTGATCAGCGTTCTGT
The Sphingobacterium spiritivorum genome window above contains:
- a CDS encoding TonB-dependent receptor, encoding MNKLLRLLFFCLLYLTGSASYAQSLYSVEGIILNENDQPVSGATIKLNPSDLATTTDTEGHFKLSNVKSGNYELQIKSFGYSKYQSVVLVKNQSLDLGQIKLSSKSESIDEVSVYGRYYQQYKLDSISGSLRLKTPILELPQNIQIISADLMADQQVFDIVDGITRNISGATRQGHWDNQYANLRMRGSKIPAFRNGMNIEASWGPTAEDASMIERIEFVKGPAGFMLANGEPGGFYNVVTKKPSGHTKGSASFNMGSFSTYRGALDFDGKLSKDGKLLYRLNVAGQQKDYFTKYNYSNRVVVAPVLTYKIDDATSLTVEYTYQGSTYLTNGNYTFSPKQYADPGIANDFFYGDPSFEPSKIKDHSAYVYFDHKLNENWKLHAQVAYFNFNMIANSTWLNYMKPNGDMPRNLSIADEAGENRFAQFSFTGEEKTGGVRHRLLFGGDFGNKKFWGDFRTLLDSIPFASLNVYDPKYGIPGAVLPAIDRSKSVKLRAGGSNYVSSVSYTSFYAHDEMAFLNDQLRLSLGLRFTNAVTVGKTNAADVKDNVWSPRAGLSYSIDKSMSVYTLYDQSFVPVAGVDWEGNAFKPIRGNNVEAGVKKEWFGGRWISTVSAYSIRRENSLVTDPDPNHVVNGQTFQAQLGETKSKGIELDITGEILKGLNVNANYALTDSKISKASDESTIGNITPNTAKHTANAWLQYRIQNGTLKGFGLMGSVQTMFDRAVGTTKESNFKNYIRTDGGLSYQKGKYNISLLVNNLLDNRKLLTAGSFSKANAATLAKGGVDYYSYIVEARRNMRLGITYKF
- a CDS encoding DoxX family protein encodes the protein MKLLILLFTAFFIALLAAKFMYGFWDFVFAGNLGMSVFIIFTGLSHFRFQKGMAMMMPDYIPAKMFFVYFTGILEIAAGIGLMIPGLRALTAVLLIIFLIVVFIANVNSSKKMINIFKADYTGPGMNYLYAQRLPMQLILIGWTWYFGLYLK
- a CDS encoding LytR/AlgR family response regulator transcription factor; translated protein: MITVVIIEDEAVIQKEIAYLVSAESDTRLTGSSDSVLSAVQLIELQQPDIILMDIQLRDGTAFDIIRLLKYNPQNIIFITAYDEFAIRAIKCGALDYLLKPIDHSEFKQAFERYRKRNTDIKSGKQLSLVQKLMENRQQIPEHIALPSLNQIRIITVQEIMYCRGDGPYTWFYLTNGEEQLASRPLKYYEELLQPPYFLRTHQSYLVNRRYVSGISNSENLVLKNNQHVPVSARRKKNILQQLFPQ
- a CDS encoding SPFH domain-containing protein; this encodes MKLSFIEIIESVTPDPNLLMWKYPDEDKEIKNGAQLTVRESQAALFLNEGQLADVFRAGLYKLRTENVPLLSQLKGWKYGFESPFKADIYYFNTRHFVNNKWGTPAPILLNDPLFGQIRIRAFGTFDIQITDIPTFFRQYAGSYERFTIFELQHELRDYIAPKFGEVLANEQLTITHVAGNITDLSQKVTPLLRPYFEQFGLTLTQFMITSVTLPEEVTQHYDKISNMNMVTDMDKYTKFSTAQAISQKGTDANEATRNAIAFSMLMDRIILEEQTPPPEHTQEDIAEKLKKLKSLFDSELIDEDDYKIKKTELLKKL
- a CDS encoding TolC family protein, with product MIKHIMATSLFWSAVVVMFPIHAQQQKKHTLGSLWSEVEENYPGVSVRTSAIAAAKFNQRAVKGNMLPQINAQAQNTYGTYEGSAGAFFPQAGFFNVSGSAVPLDGSSVAANTFGSATIQWEVFSFGKLGKQNEAAGALYHKSVSEKDAYVLNLKKTLSERYIILLYNNAKLQWAEKNAERLNDIRKVTAAMSASGLRPAADSLLASSSYVQAMGEHDKWQGFEKAAYIKLLELYGNDTINYTASANRFENMAENRFGKSKIINVSHPVLDALDKQSEYYMLSGEAQERSSLPSINLLGGYAYRGTGINPNGAVSGAWKDGFNNTTSNFLAGIGITWNLTSLHTNRMKGQQLFKEAESTRFLHAQYEQAMQADLSASQAKIIQQYSQLQKTKLAVQQSQDAYHMYRARYKSGLITLSELLQIRILLEQAENAHIEASRDYWVLLVYEAELTADFDFLFNNL